In Canis lupus familiaris isolate Mischka breed German Shepherd chromosome 23, alternate assembly UU_Cfam_GSD_1.0, whole genome shotgun sequence, the following are encoded in one genomic region:
- the DAZL gene encoding deleted in azoospermia-like isoform X3 has protein sequence MSAANPETPNSTISREASTQSSSATTSQGYVLPEGKIMPNTVFVGGIDVRMDETEIRSFFARYGSVKEVKIITDRTGVSKGYGFVSFYNDVDVQKIVESQINFHGKKLKLGPAIRKQNLCAYHVQPRPLVFNPPPPPQFQSVWSNPNTETYMQPPTMMNPITQYVQAYPPYPSSPVQVITGYQLPVYNYQMPPQWPAGEQRSYVIPPAYTAVNYHCNEVDPGSEVLQSECSVHEATPSSGNGPQKKSVDRSIQTVVSCLFNPENRLRNSLVTQDDYFKDKRVHHFRRSRAVLKSV, from the exons ATG TCTGCTGCAAATCCCGAGACTCCAAACTCAACCATCTCCAGAGAGGCCAGCACTCAGTCCTCATCAGCTACAACCAGCCAAGGCTATGTTTTACCAGAAGGCAAAATCATGCCAAACACCGTTTTTGTTGGCGGAATTGATGTTAGG ATGGATGAAACCGAAATTAGAAGTTTCTTTGCTAGATATGGTTCAGTAAAAGAAGTGAAGATAATCACGGATCGAACTGGTGTGTCCAAAGG CTAtggatttgtttcattttataatgatgtGGATGTGCAGAAGATAGTAGAA tCACAGATAAATTTCCATGGTAAAAAGCTGAAACTGGGACCTGCAATCAGGAAACAAAATTTAT gtgCTTATCATGTGCAGCCTCGTCCTTTGGTTTTtaatcctcctcctccaccacagTTTCAGAGTGTCTGGAGTAATCCAAACACAGAAACTTACATGCAGCCTCCAACCATGATGAATCCTATAACTCAGTATGTTcag GCATATCCTCCTTATCCAAGTTCACCTGTTCAGGTCATCACTGGATATCAGCTGCCTGTTTATAATTATCAG atgcCACCACAGTGGCCTGCTGGGGAACAAAGGAGTTATGTTATACCCCCG GCTTATACCGCTGTTAATTACCACTGTAATGAAGTTGATCCAGGATCTGAAGTTCTGCAAAGTGAATGTTCAGTTCATGAAGCTACTCCGTCCTCAGGAAATGGCCCACAAAAG AAATCTGTGGACAGAAGCATACAGACTGTGGTATCTTGTCTATTTAATCCAGAGAACAGACTGAGAAACTCTCTTGTTACTCAAGATGACTACTTtaag GATAAAAGAGTGCATCACTTTAGAAGAAGTCGGGCAGTGCTTAAATCTGTGTGA
- the DAZL gene encoding deleted in azoospermia-like isoform X2, protein MSAANPETPNSTISREASTQSSSATTSQGYVLPEGKIMPNTVFVGGIDVRMDETEIRSFFARYGSVKEVKIITDRTGVSKGYGFVSFYNDVDVQKIVESQINFHGKKLKLGPAIRKQNLCAYHVQPRPLVFNPPPPPQFQSVWSNPNTETYMQPPTMMNPITQYVQAYPPYPSSPVQVITGYQLPVYNYQKSVDRSIQTVVSCLFNPENRLRNSLVTQDDYFKDKRVHHFRRSRAVLKSV, encoded by the exons ATG TCTGCTGCAAATCCCGAGACTCCAAACTCAACCATCTCCAGAGAGGCCAGCACTCAGTCCTCATCAGCTACAACCAGCCAAGGCTATGTTTTACCAGAAGGCAAAATCATGCCAAACACCGTTTTTGTTGGCGGAATTGATGTTAGG ATGGATGAAACCGAAATTAGAAGTTTCTTTGCTAGATATGGTTCAGTAAAAGAAGTGAAGATAATCACGGATCGAACTGGTGTGTCCAAAGG CTAtggatttgtttcattttataatgatgtGGATGTGCAGAAGATAGTAGAA tCACAGATAAATTTCCATGGTAAAAAGCTGAAACTGGGACCTGCAATCAGGAAACAAAATTTAT gtgCTTATCATGTGCAGCCTCGTCCTTTGGTTTTtaatcctcctcctccaccacagTTTCAGAGTGTCTGGAGTAATCCAAACACAGAAACTTACATGCAGCCTCCAACCATGATGAATCCTATAACTCAGTATGTTcag GCATATCCTCCTTATCCAAGTTCACCTGTTCAGGTCATCACTGGATATCAGCTGCCTGTTTATAATTATCAG AAATCTGTGGACAGAAGCATACAGACTGTGGTATCTTGTCTATTTAATCCAGAGAACAGACTGAGAAACTCTCTTGTTACTCAAGATGACTACTTtaag GATAAAAGAGTGCATCACTTTAGAAGAAGTCGGGCAGTGCTTAAATCTGTGTGA
- the DAZL gene encoding deleted in azoospermia-like isoform X1 — MPNTVFVGGIDVRMDETEIRSFFARYGSVKEVKIITDRTGVSKGYGFVSFYNDVDVQKIVESQINFHGKKLKLGPAIRKQNLCAYHVQPRPLVFNPPPPPQFQSVWSNPNTETYMQPPTMMNPITQYVQAYPPYPSSPVQVITGYQLPVYNYQMPPQWPAGEQRSYVIPPAYTAVNYHCNEVDPGSEVLQSECSVHEATPSSGNGPQKKSVDRSIQTVVSCLFNPENRLRNSLVTQDDYFKDKRVHHFRRSRAVLKSV; from the exons ATGCCAAACACCGTTTTTGTTGGCGGAATTGATGTTAGG ATGGATGAAACCGAAATTAGAAGTTTCTTTGCTAGATATGGTTCAGTAAAAGAAGTGAAGATAATCACGGATCGAACTGGTGTGTCCAAAGG CTAtggatttgtttcattttataatgatgtGGATGTGCAGAAGATAGTAGAA tCACAGATAAATTTCCATGGTAAAAAGCTGAAACTGGGACCTGCAATCAGGAAACAAAATTTAT gtgCTTATCATGTGCAGCCTCGTCCTTTGGTTTTtaatcctcctcctccaccacagTTTCAGAGTGTCTGGAGTAATCCAAACACAGAAACTTACATGCAGCCTCCAACCATGATGAATCCTATAACTCAGTATGTTcag GCATATCCTCCTTATCCAAGTTCACCTGTTCAGGTCATCACTGGATATCAGCTGCCTGTTTATAATTATCAG atgcCACCACAGTGGCCTGCTGGGGAACAAAGGAGTTATGTTATACCCCCG GCTTATACCGCTGTTAATTACCACTGTAATGAAGTTGATCCAGGATCTGAAGTTCTGCAAAGTGAATGTTCAGTTCATGAAGCTACTCCGTCCTCAGGAAATGGCCCACAAAAG AAATCTGTGGACAGAAGCATACAGACTGTGGTATCTTGTCTATTTAATCCAGAGAACAGACTGAGAAACTCTCTTGTTACTCAAGATGACTACTTtaag GATAAAAGAGTGCATCACTTTAGAAGAAGTCGGGCAGTGCTTAAATCTGTGTGA